The Candidatus Tanganyikabacteria bacterium sequence TCGGTCGACGCGGCGGCCCAGGCCCGTGCTCTCGCGAGCGCCCAGGGCGGGGCGAACGCTTCCGCCTCCGCGGAGGCCGCTCTGGTCGCGAAGGGCGACGCTCAGGCCGATGCCCGGTCCGAGGCCCGGACCCGCGGCTGGATCTGCCAGGAAATCCAGTTCCTGCCGACGCGCATCGAGGTCCACAAGACCGGCGGCGGCTGGATCTCCCTGCCGATCACCGCCTCGGGCAGCGTGGACCTGGTGGCCCTGGACGCGACCACGTCGGCCTCGCTCCTGGCCGCGGCCAACCTCGAAGCCGGGTCGTACGACAAGATCCGCCTGTGGACCGCCGACACCCGCTCCAACTTCGAGAGCGACGCCAACACCTACATCGCCCTCGACGCGGCCGGCCAGGCGCATACCGGCGTCTACACCCTGCCCGGCAACGTGCTCACCGCCGCCGCGACCTTCGATGTCGCCGCCGGAACCCAGACGGCGCTCACCATGGCCTTCGACGCCCGCAACTCCCTGCACCTGGCCGGAAACAAGGCCATCCTGTTCCCCCATGCCCTGGACGCGAAAGCCGCGTACAA is a genomic window containing:
- a CDS encoding DUF4382 domain-containing protein produces the protein MKRAATRAVSAAGLALLAGCAGGPPGAGLGADVGGSLRVIVDSLAGPVDPATLPAPATVQAEPGTRFTFGVASLGAGSARTVQTVGLAPGANAQVSVDAAAQARALASAQGGANASASAEAALVAKGDAQADARSEARTRGWICQEIQFLPTRIEVHKTGGGWISLPITASGSVDLVALDATTSASLLAAANLEAGSYDKIRLWTADTRSNFESDANTYIALDAAGQAHTGVYTLPGNVLTAAATFDVAAGTQTALTMAFDARNSLHLAGNKAILFPHALDAKAAYKGGAGTP